From Glycine max cultivar Williams 82 chromosome 11, Glycine_max_v4.0, whole genome shotgun sequence, the proteins below share one genomic window:
- the LOC100305884 gene encoding putative expansin-like A2 precursor has translation MAFFILSFLFLLLVSSATACDRCLYQSKASYFSKASALSSGACGYGSLALDISGGHLAAGVDSLFKNGAGCGACFQIRCKNPTLCSKEGTKVVLTDLNHNNQTDFVLSSRAFAGMAQKGMGQQILKLGIAEIEYKRVPCDYKNQNLAVRVEESSKKPDYLAIKFLYQGGQTEIVAVDVAQVGSSNWSFMSRNHGAVWDTSRVPQGALQFRLVVTAGYDGKWIWAKKVLPADWKNGLIYDSGLQITDIAQEACSPCDDGT, from the exons ATGGCTTTCTTTATTCTCTCCttcctcttccttcttcttGTTTCATCTGCCACTGCTTGTGATCGCTGCTTGTATCAATCCAAGGCTTCCTATTTCTCCAAAGCTTCTGCTCTTTCAT CTGGGGCATGTGGGTATGGCTCTTTGGCACTAGACATAAGTGGTGGACACCTTGCAGCTGGTGTGGATTCTCTCTTCAAAAATGGAGCAGGTTGTGGTGCCTGCTTTCAG ATAAGATGCAAGAACCCAACTCTATGTAGCAAAGAAGGTACCAAAGTGGTATTGACTGATCTTAATCACAACAATCAAACTGATTTTGTGCTAAGCAGCAGAGCCTTTGCGGGCATGGCTCAAAAGGGTATGGGCCAACAAATACTGAAGCTTGGCATTGCTGAAATTGAATACAAGAG AGTACCTTGTGATTACAAAAATCAGAATTTGGCCGTTCGAGTTGAAGAATCAAGCAAGAAGCCTGATTACTTggcaattaaatttttgtatcaAGGGGGACAAACAGAGATAGTAGCCGTTGATGTGGCTCAG GTTGGGTCTTCAAACTGGAGCTTCATGAGCAGAAACCACGGGGCAGTATGGGACACAAGCAGGGTACCCCAAGGCGCATTGCAATTTAGGTTAGTGGTAACGGCAGGGTATGATGGCAAGTGGATTTGGGCAAAGAAGGTCCTACCTGCTGATTGGAAAAATGGACTTATATATGATTCTGGCCTTCAGATTACTGACATTGCACAAGAGGCTTGTTCCCCCTGCGATGATGGGACATGA